Within Sorghum bicolor cultivar BTx623 chromosome 2, Sorghum_bicolor_NCBIv3, whole genome shotgun sequence, the genomic segment gaattcaaaactcttttgttcaaaaccacacatcacaaaaATATAATGCTGCTGCATGTATGCATCAAAATATGTTTCTAACCTTATACTAAATTTTAACTTCccgaaatttatttatttttcctatattttaatgctcacaaaattgactcgataaatcaaattcaactattttaaaaacaagcaaatttttgggtgttacaccctATGTCGTGTGCCTTATTCTAGCGCTCGGCAAACTAGCTAAaaaaattattatctaccattcaaACTTTTTATATTCCACGCGCACAATATATGGTATACCATGTTAAAACTtggtattttttatatttatttgtcATATTTAACTAATTTATTGCATTTTTAACGATTTTTCAATCTACTCAAATTTGAACTGCGCACATGATTCAAattcttgaaaaaaaaatatgtagAAAAATAATAGTAGTATGTACTACTTGGTTTTGCTCTTTTAATCCGGTTGTATAGAAGCTAGTAGGTGTACATCGCTTTACTCGATTCGTTTTGACGACGCAGGAGGATGAGGATGAAAACGAGAGGATCTCACCAGGTGGGGTGAGGTCGGAATACAACTTCTTCTACCTGCCCATAGATTTCAGGTACTTGGTAATGGATCTTCTCCTCTGGCAAGGCTATCTatgactagggatgaaaacggatcggatacggatggatgtcactgatatcatatttgtttttatatttttggtcggattcggattcgaatacggataatatcaattatgtcggataagatatgattggatgtcgacatcacaaatatatgatttaagtattcggatacggatacggtatcggatgttgaatattcagaGTCGGATACGGACACATCTAAACCCctataaacgaattcggtctcgaatacggtcggaaaatatccgtaccgttttcatccctatctATGACTGATCTATGGGCAGTTTTGCCGTGTGCTATTACCCTGGCATAGCACAcggcaaagttttttttaattaataaatatgccgTGTGTCTGGTTAGGTAGCACACGACAAAactcttttttcttttaattaCTTTGTCGTGCGTCCGATGATCTAGCACACGATAAAGCTTGTTGTTACTGTGCCCTCCGCCGTTAGTTCGTTTTTGTGTGCCGAGTGCCACAAAGACACACGGCGTAAGTTTTTGCCGTGTGCCTAACGGATGGTGCACGATAAAGAGGGTCTTCACCGTCTGCTACTGTGACGTACGGGCTTTGCCATGTGCGATCCACGGTAAAGTGTTTGTCGTGTGCTTTAGgcactttgccgtgtgccacgGCAAAGCTCTCGAATCCGATAGTGACGTCTCTTTTGTAGGTAGCATTAGTCCAAGAGACGTGGTACTTCTGCGAAATTTACAAAGAGATTTCCTCGCACTTGCTCCTACGTTATCAGCACATATACCTACAAGAGCTAACAGGCGGCCCAATGGACGATCAGCCTCCTGTCTGCTTCAGCCATTTTAAATAAATGTAAGTAAGATTAATATACAGAATTAGTAGATTGATTATAATAATAcatcatatatgtatatataggcATAGAGAGGGCTGGTTTGTAGAAATAGAAGTATAGGACCTCCTCCAACATTATTCTTGTTGCATAATAATACAACTCAAATTGAAACAAGGGTCAAGATGCGTTAACGTTGTAGAGGtcgagggaaacgacctggctcggGGATCGCGGCGCGAATGTACTTCTGAAGACGTTTCCATGCTTCGCACAACTAAAATTTTCAACTTCTTCGAGTGATGTAggcttctcctagtgttttagcatttaaaatttagtataaactttctCTAATAAATATCTTCTAGTGAAGATTCCCTAGTGCTATAACTAGTTatagtatttaatttactacTAATTAAAAACACTAGGAACTCCACTAATTTAGTAGTTGTGCAAGATTTAGAGTCCAAAGCAACAAAGTTGTGCATACTAGGCTCTAGGCGCATCTGCCGGTCTAAAATGTCTTCGCCACAGTCAGATCATGGCACGCTGAACGTTCAAAGTAAACCTGAACTCTTGTAAAGAACAAAGAAGGTAGCCCCTTGGTAAAGATGTCATTGTATATAGGATGGAGCTGGAATATAAAGAACGTGAACATTTCCAAAAGCTACACTCTTTCACAGAAAATGTAAACATCAATTTCACTTGCTTGATGCACTGATGTTGAATGGGATTGGAAGACAGCGTTGGTGTTGTCCCAATTAAACCAACATGGTTCGGCGAAAGAGGACCCAGATAGCTTGAGTAGTAATTGACGCAATAGCCACAGTTTTGTCTACGCTGGAGCGAAATACTTGAACTTGATGCTTGAAGAACTATGATATGTGAAATCACTAAGAAACACGACATAGACAGATGTGGATTTGCGCAGTTTTTTTTTAGGAAATCAGTAGGGGTTTCCCCCCACTGTAAATTTATTAATTGAAACAAAGGTGCAAAGTCCAGAAGGTTTACATCATGAAACATAGAAAGAAATGAAGAAAATTAACAAAATTACACAAAGTTGTCTAGCCATAACTGCAACTGAGCACTGAAAGAATTCTTAGCCATGAGCCTGCCCAGACTAATTCCTGCCTGAAGGTGGTCTTAACTGCCTGTAAAGTGTGACTACAATTCTGGAAGATGACATCATTTCTTGCAGTCTATATTCCCCAGAACATTGCAACAATTATCTCCTGAAGAAGAGCTTGCTAATCTAGAGCTTAAAGAGAGCAACTGTGTCACCCAGCAAGAGAGTGCAAAAGGGCAGCCTAGAAAAAGATGATGTAGTGATTCCTCAACATTCAAGTGACAGAGCACACAATTATAGCTTGGGAGATCCATATTTCTTCTTCTTAGCAGTTCTCTTGTACTTAAACGATCATTCAAGGCTAACCAAAATGAGACTTTTCTCTTTGGTAAACAACGACAAACTTGCCCAGTTAACATCAGCAGACGACAAATCTCACATGGCTCACTAGTAAAAAAAAAGCTCTACCGGTAGAGTATAATTTTTATAGGCGGTTTTTACCGCttatagaaatcatgtatttctacaggcggttttccttAAAGAACCGCaactaaaaatcatatttctacttttttgagcttttcaaatgaccttgtttAAAAaaccaccaaaatgaaagttgtagatcgaaaaaagttatgaaactttgtagttgataatttttttttatttgaaatcatcttgtcaccgaaaactacgtttgaatttctcaaatttgaaattcaaattttgtaaatgacctcggatggagaaactaccaatataaaagttgtggatcttgaaaagttatgaaactttgtagttgacaacttttccatttaaattcgtttagggtctcaaataatcaatgtaggctcagtttaggataatatgtggggaactaaactctgaTATAGATAGATGGGTGGAATGGTAAAGGAGGCTATGCGTGAGGGTGAGCTCTCTAGTTCGAATCCACCGGCCGCATAGTGCgtgattttacaaaaaaaaaaatacgtGACTTGCGACTAGCTAGTGGGCCTTCCCTGGGAttaaaattatttttcatatttttaaaagacaattttatattttctagaaaaATATTTCCACTAGCGGATGGCTAAAAAAACTGTTtgtaaaaatagattttcaCATATTCTCAGTTAACCGTCAGTGCAAAGATTTATTTCGACTGGCTCCTAGCGCCTGTAGAAACATATTTACAACCGCTGAGGTCATGTGTATCAGTGGCTGCAAACCAAGTGTAGAGTGTTGCGGCCACCTGATGCTAATAATATGACTGCTGTTGACACTTGACACATCTTTTTTTTTGCGACAAGGAGCTTCTATTGATCAAATAACACCAGGATTACAAAGTTCAGTCATCAGGTGGAGGATACAGGCTGGGTCTCTTTGCCACTCCCGCAACCTGTTGTCATCTGAGACTTGCTTAGCCAAGACATGAGCTACTTGATTACAAGACCGATTAGCATAAACTATTGTAAAATTAAGAAAGAAGCTGCTAATTGACTGAATATCTCTCAGTATTGGTGAAATGCAGGCTCTCTGAGTATCCATCGCCTCCCACAACTTCACTAGTTGTTGGCTCTGTTTCAAGCACTAGATTCCTGATGCCTTTTTCCCTCGCGAGAGTCGCTCCATCTTTACATGCTAGGGCCTCCATCGACAGTGCATCTAGCCCAAAGCCATGCCAGCACGCCCTACCACCCACAAACGCACCAGTCTGATCCCTGAGGACTGTACCGGTTGCTCCCTGTCCAGACTCTTGGTAGAAGGTGCCATCTGTATTGCATTTTATCCAACCCCCTTGTGGCGCGCACCACTGCACCCGAGCTCCAGTTGTGGACTTCGTTTTTGGTGTTTTTGTGATTTGCCACAGATCGTGCGCCGTGTCAATGGCCCAGCACACAGCTTGCCGCAGCGGCGGTTGGGATTCACCATGGCGACGCCCGTTCCTTTGTAGCCACAACGAGTACGTGCCAATTATGAACAGACATTGGTCCTTTTCAGTACAGAAACCTTCCAACAAAATATCACTGGCCCAGGTCAGGGGGTGAAGTCGGGGCAACTTTGCTCCCATCATAGACCTGACCTCTCTCCAAAACAATTTTGCAACTGTGCATTCAGTGAGGACATGTTTGATTGATTCTCTATCTGCTCCACACACTTCACAGAAGGCGGTTCGCTCGATATGGCGACGATTGAGAATATCTTTGGTGGGTAGAAATTCATGTAAAACTCTCTAACAAAATATCTTAACTTTGGGTGGGACATTTAGCTTCCACAGTTTATTCCAAGAAGCAACATTATGAGATACCAGGCACTAGCCCATTATGATCTGTATGCCGATTTCACTGTGTAGTccccaaacttctctggttcccacGCGCACCAGTCCTCCTCCTGTGACCGTAAAGGAATGCGAAGGATAGCTCGAGCATCAATTGGAAGGAAAATAGTGTTGATGAGATTTACATTCCAATGCCCCGTGTCTAACATTAGATCTGAGACGAAAGTAACCTGCAAAAAAAATGAGATCCACTATTGCAAACTATTGGTGGGGAGGATCAGCATATAACCACCGTATACACTGTGGCTACGTTGGGAAGGTTTAACCCGACACTTGACACATCATGCATATGTAATAGGTAATCTTTTTTGAATAAACTGGAGGGATCAAAGATCCCTACAGGAGCATTTATTAAAAGAGGTTCAAACAGTATAAAACAAAAAGCAAGAGAAAACAGACAAAAAGAACAGAGTCAAGAAACTCTGAAAgagtagaagaaaataaaaaaagaaagacaTAGCACTAAAGATTCAGGATCCATGAATCAAATGCCACCTTGTGTCTAGTGCTTGCTCTCAGAGACATGATCTGCAGCTCCTTTAAGTAGCAACTCTTAGTTCTTGTTAAGCTACGCTGTATTCCTTTAAAAATGTAGTCATTTCTTGCCCCCCAAATTGTGTAATAGGTAATCTTGTTATGTTGTCAGTTACAGCTTTTTAAAACTGAAACTAAACAAATTAGTTGTCTCTACAAATTCATTCATCACATGATTTTGTAATAGAAATGCAAATTAAGAATAATAATTCCACACTAGGGATGTATTTTCAGTGAGATTCTGTTACCGATCATAAACAACCACTAAATTATACTCCATCCGCCTTGTAATATAGCACATTTTAGCATTTAAAATTTGttctaaaaaaataagagattccagaagccaaaaatcagttttacttttaaaatttttcatttATCAACCAATCACTGTTAATCTTGTTGATGAGAGTGTCATATTTGGAAACAAAGTGAGAGCACATATATCTTTTGTGAATCTTAATCTGTTCTAAAAACTATAGAATATACTATATTAcagaggacggagggagtattgcaTATATAAATACATATCGAATTTCACCATTTCGATCATTTGTTGTCTGAACGAGAATTGTAGCCGCTCGTCGACGTGTCGCTACCAGTGGACGACGACGTCACCCCGAAGGACAGATCGCTGTAACCATCTCCTCCCATGGTAACGGTATGAAACGTGTCGCCGCTGAACATCTGCGGCCGCAGCACCGGCAGCTTCACCACATCCGGCGTGGACTGCAGGACGTGCATGGCGCGCGCGATGGACGGCCGCTCGCTGCGGTCGGGGTGAGCGCACCAGAGCCCCACGACCAGCGCGCgctccatctccatctccatctgcTGCCGGCGCCGCCTCCGCTCCCCCACCACCTcgctgccgtcgtcgtcgtcgtcgcgctCCCTCCTCATCAGCCTCTCGTCCACCGCCTCGGCGACGGCGTTCCTGCGGTAGAGGCGCCACACCCACCTCGCCAGCACGAAGagctcgtcgctgtcgtcgggCTCCTCCACGGGGCGGCGGCCGGTGACGAGCTCCAGGAGGACGATGCCGAAGCTGTAGACGTCCGACACGGCGCTGGGGCGGCGCGTGTTGACGAGCTCCGGGTCGATGTAGCCCGCCGTGCCCAGCACCACCTTCGTCGTCGCAGGCCTCACGCCGTGGTCGACCAGCCTCGCCAGGCCGAAGTCGCCCAGCTTGGCGTCCAGCGAGGAGTCCAGCATGATGTTGCTCGGCTTGATGTCACCGTGCACTACGCACTGCTCCCACTCCGCGTGGAGGTACCGCAGCGCCGACCCCAGACCCATGATGATCTTGTACCTGTTGATGATGCATGGGTGATGAGAAAGAaggtttttatgtatatatacaagGGAAATTTTTACCAAATTATACAGTATCTTGAAACAAGATTGCCAAATATATAAAATTGTGACAGTGCTAAAAATGTTCATGTTCATGGGAGGTTATAGTAGCATCTTAATTTTCACTAATCACTAGTCGTTCTTTGACAGTTGCATGTAAACAAGTAatgcagcaaaaaaaaaaaaaatcattagtCGATCATACCTTTGAGGCCAGGTAAGCAACCTCGTGTTCTTATAAATGTGCCTGTCAAGGCTGCCCTCCGACACGAGCTCGTAGACGATGAGGAGCCCTTTGCAGCTGTCACACCAACCGATCAACTGCACGAGATTGCGGTGCCTGAGCCGGCTGATGATCTTCACCTCGGCCTCGAACTCCTTCCTCCCCTGCACCGACGACTCCGAGAACTTCTTTATGGCCACACGGCGGTCCTCGCCGTCGATCTTGAGGCAGCCCTTGTAGACGTTGCCGAAGCCGCCTCTCCCCAGCTTCATCTCCTCCGAGAAATTGCTCGTCGCCGCCGCGAGTTCGCTGTAACTATACCTCTTTGGGCCGACGCCTTTCTCAAACTcagcctcgc encodes:
- the LOC8055536 gene encoding L-type lectin-domain containing receptor kinase IX.1, coding for MAVTSSRCLLFRLCCLCYLLSSVHVPLAASLSFRFNFSDPDSTCTAQNAELACSGDAYFHSTENAIELTKNVMGDLNNHSVGRLTYTQPMPLWDGTTGELASFTTSFTFLIKPARPDSPEPSADGMAFFLAHHPSGPPPRGSHGGNLGLFNGSTNRNASGDDRVVAVEFDTYQNSELGEVDGNHVGVDVNSIFSAESISPNKSIKSGETLAAEVAYDNSTETLSVTLRMGGVPPYRVSANVDMRRSLPQMVAVGFSAATGRNVEVHQLLSWSFNSSLASREAQAPAPLPSEAITSRGHSMAHSSTIAVSAAAAGFVVICALTGFVLRRKLRMWKKSKEASAGGGGELDDEHDGGGEAEFEKGVGPKRYSYSELAAATSNFSEEMKLGRGGFGNVYKGCLKIDGEDRRVAIKKFSESSVQGRKEFEAEVKIISRLRHRNLVQLIGWCDSCKGLLIVYELVSEGSLDRHIYKNTRLLTWPQRYKIIMGLGSALRYLHAEWEQCVVHGDIKPSNIMLDSSLDAKLGDFGLARLVDHGVRPATTKVVLGTAGYIDPELVNTRRPSAVSDVYSFGIVLLELVTGRRPVEEPDDSDELFVLARWVWRLYRRNAVAEAVDERLMRRERDDDDDGSEVVGERRRRRQQMEMEMERALVVGLWCAHPDRSERPSIARAMHVLQSTPDVVKLPVLRPQMFSGDTFHTVTMGGDGYSDLSFGVTSSSTGSDTSTSGYNSRSDNK